GTGTTTCTCGGTCCCGATGGCGAGGTGATCCGCTTTGAACCCCTCCCGGATCAGGAGCCCCAGGTGGCCGTGTTCATCAATGAGGCGGCCTATGGGGAGAAAGGCATTGCCCTCAGCCTCACCCGCCGGGAGGTGTGGCCCGTGCCACCGGAATGGTCAGAAGCGTTGGAGGCCTGCGCCTCCACCCTGGCTGGGGCAGCCTGAACGCTGCTGCAGACCGAGTTGGTTCACTCCGGGGGCAGCTCCTCGGCCGCAGGGCGCGGAAGGCCGTTGTAGATGATCTGCACCACGGTGCGTCCGTCCCGACTGATCAGCAGCTCGGTCTCCACGGTGGCGGGGAGTTGCAGCTGCTCCCAGCCCGGGCTTCCGCCCAGGAAGCGGAAGGTGTAGCCCGCTTCGCTGCGGCCCACCAGGCAGGGGTTGTTGCTGATGCCCTGGTACATGCACACCGCCGGGCGGTACACGCTCAGTCCGCCGTTGAGCTTGGCGGCCGTGCCCCGGGCCAGGTTGATGGCCCGCTGCAGGCCCATCGCCTCGTTCTTGATCTCCTCGATCCTCTGCAGGGTCTGCCCCGTGAGACTCCCAGGGGAAGGCTCCTGGGCGCGCAGGCCAGGTGGGGAGACCATTCCGGACGCTGCCAGCAGGGCAGCAGTCAGAAGCCAGCTTCCGGAACGTCCCATCGCGCAGTCCGTCGACGCAGTGTCAGTGGAACCAGCCTGGGGTCAGCGCCGGATCACTGGCCTAAGGCTCAGCCACAAACCAGGGTGGCCTGCTCCTGGGTGCACTCCAGATCGCTGGTCTTGCCGTCACCCCAGTAGATCCGCAGCCGCTTGCCCTCGGGGCTGGTGCGGTAGGTGAGGGACTTCACCGGCCCGGCGGGGGGCTTGCCGCTGCTGTCGGCCGCTCCCTTTGGAGTCACCGCGTTGAGCTTCTGCTCCAGCTGCTGGATCTTCACGTTCTGCTGTTCCAGCCGCTGCTGCAGCTGCTGGAGGTCGGTGCTGGCCTTGGGCTGGCAGGCCGCGAGGCCCGTTGCCGCCCCGAGGGCCAGCGCCAGCATCAGCAGCGGACGGGCCGGGCCGAAGGACAGAGGGGCTGGCGACGCCATGCCGGACCGCACGCAGGTAGCCGCACACATAGCTGAGCGGCTGTCGCGGAATCCCTCCCTGCACCCCTCCCGCAACCCCTCTTCACAAACCCCGCAATGTTGTGTTACATTCATGACTGACGGGATTCCGTCCGCGGCCGCCACGCCATCCCTCGCCGTCCTTCCGGGCTGCGGGACTGCTGGCAGTGCCGCCCTACTTACCTGCTCTTCGGAGCACCATTCTCCTGTTCTCATGACCACCACTCTCCAGCAGCGCTCCGGCGCCTCCAGCTGGCAGCAGTTCTGCGAGTGGGTCACCTCCACCAACAACCGCCTCTACGTGGGCTGGTTCGGTGTGCTGATGATCCCCACCCTGCTGGCTGCCACCATCTGCTTCATCGTGGCGTTCATCGCCGCTCCTCCCGTCGACATCGACGGCATCCGTGAGCCCGTGGCCGGCTCGCTGATCTACGGCAACAACATCATCTCCGGTGCTGTTGTGCCCTCCAGCAACGCCATCGGCCTGCACTTCTATCCCATCTGGGAAGCCGCCTCTCTCGATGAGTGGCTGTACAACGGCGGTCCGTACCAGCTGGTTGTCTTCCACTTCCTGATCGGCGTCTTCTGCTACATGGGCCGCGAGTGGGAACTCTCCTACCGCCTCGGCATGCGCCCCTGGATCTGCGTCGCCTACAGCGCCCCCGTGGCTGCTGCCAGCGCCGTGTTCCTGGTGTACCCCTTCGGTCAGGGCTCCTTCTCCGACGGCATGCCCCTCGGCATCAGCGGCACCTTCAACTTCATGCTGGTGTTCCAGGCTGAGCACAACATCCTGATGCACCCCTTCCACATGCTGGGTGTGGCCGGTGTGTTCGGCGGCAGCCTGTTCTCCGCCATGCACGGCTCGCTGGTGACCTCCTCGCTGGTGCGTGAGACCACCGAGAGCGAGAGCCAGAACTACGGCTACAAGTTCGGTCAGGAGGAAGAGACCTACAACATCGTGGCTGCCCACGGTTACTTCGGTCGCCTGATCTTTCAATACGCCAGCTTCAACAACAGCCGCAGCCTGCACTTCTTCCTGGCTGCCTGGCCGGTGGTCGGCATCTGGTTCACCGCCCTGGGCGTGAGCACGATGGCCTTCAACCTGAACGGTTTCAACTTCAACCAGTCGATCCTCGACGGCCAGGGCCGTGTGGTGAACACCTGGGCCGATGTGCTGAACCGCGCCAACCTGGGCATGGAAGTGATGCACGAGCGCAACGCTCACAACTTCCCGCTCGACCTGGCGGCTGCCGAAGCCACCCCCGTGGCGCTGACCGCTCCGGCGATCGGCTGAGGCTGAACGCTTCTGGTTCAACGACGGAATCCTGCAACCCCCCCCCCTCTCAATCGAGGGGGGCTTTTTGTTGGGCAGCCGCGGAGCAACCAGGGGCCCCACCCCACCCCCATGTCACCGAACCTGCTCAGCCAGAGCGGTTGACTGGATTGACATTATTTTAAGTTTCTTGCCGGCATGAAGGTCTGAGTGGCGGGATCGATAAAATTGAAGTGTCTGATGTAGATGCCAGTCAATGCAGTAGCCGAATGCAGTAGTTATTAGAGTAGTTTTAAGATGCGTAATCGTTATATCTGCTGGCTGTAAACTGTATTCATATCAACGCAATGGGAGAAGCCCTATGGGCACGGTATTCACTTTGCGGAAGCCCCTGAAAAGGGCAGTTCTTGGTACCCGGGGGGATGACATAGTTCGGACATCTCCATCAAGGCGGGTGATGGACATCCGCCGTAGAGGGTCGATCAAGCTGCGCGGTGGAGACGACAAGATCAAAGGCCGCTCCAGCATTTTGGTGAAAGGGCTAATCCGAATGGGGGCAGGTCATGATGTGATTACGAGCCAGAAGAATATTGTTATCTATGAGGAAGCAAATAGGGTTAAACTGGGGCGCGGTCATGACATCATTCGATTCAACAAGGGGTGCTTGTGCTTGGAAACGGCTCCAGAGTTAGAGACTGGAAAAGGCAATGACTTGATCACCGGGAACCGCCTAAGACTGGACAATACAGATATGTCAATGGGAGCAGGGAATGACCGTATTGATATCGCGGGCGAAATGACTGGCAATATTACAGGCCTGGGCATGGGTTCAGGTAACGACCATCTTCGGGTTCAAGGCGGCCTGAGGCTTGACTGGACCTTTATTGGTATGGGCTCAGGCAACGACACTGTGAATTTGTTGGGTGGTGGCCTTGATGCCGCCTGGGCTCAGGAAGAATTGCCCACGATTGATCTTGGAGAAGGAGATGATCAGTTCATTGGTTTCGCATCGTCTTTCCCAAATCCGGACCCAGAGAACGGCGGCGGCGGGGAGGCAATACTGATCGGAAATACAGGTATCGACACTGTTGTTCTGCCTACAGGTGTTTACACCGTAGCCCCAACCGAGATAAGGACATCTGTTGCTTCCCTGCCCTTGAATGGATTTGAAGTTATGGGAGGGATTCATGGTGGTCGTTTCCCCTATGCAGCTGGCATTCTCACGGTGGACAACAGTGGCATCGCCTCGTTTGCGGCAGCCGTGGCCTGAGGCCATGTCGAGCAGTGGCAGCTCCTGGATTGGGCGCCGTCAGCGTCTCAGGATCCGGACGCGCTGCTGGACCAGAACAGCCAGGTGGCCAGATCCACGTGCACGGGTCCGACTCCGTGATGGAGACAACTGGCGTCTGGGACCGCGGTGATGGCTTGTTGGCCCGATCCCGACCACGCCAGCGCCGAGGAGCTCGTGGACCAGCTGCAGCTGGCGCCTCATCCGGAGGGAGGCTGGTACCGCGAGCTGCACCGGAGCGTCGCCCAGGTGCGCCGCGAGGACGGGGAGCTGCGCTCGGCGCTCACCCACATCGTCTACCTGCTGGCCGCAGGTGGGCTGAGCCGCTGGCACCGCGTCCGCGGCAGTGATGAGCTCTGGCAGTTCGTCGCCGGGGACCCCCTGGAGCTCTGGACCCTGCCACCGGAGGGAGGGGAGGCCCAGGCCCATTGCCTTGCCCCTCCGGCACTGGCCCACGCTGGCGCTCAAGGCGGGGGCGATGACGGCGTTGCTGATGCCGGCAGTGGCGCGATCGCGTCAGTGCATGTGGTGCCGGCAGGCTGGTGGCAGGCTGCCCGGGCACCCGGCCGCTGGACGCTGGTGAGCTGTGTGGTGGCCCCAGGCTTTGCTTTTGAGGACTTCGATCTGCTCCGTGAACTGCCGGCCTGGCAGCATCCACCTGGTGCGGTGGCTGCGTTGCTCTGACCTGGACAAGGTTGGTCAGCGCCAGGACCTGTCTGCAGGAGCGATTGTGCTGCTGCCAATCCAGCTGCTGGACAACAAGTGAGCCTGCTGCAGTGAGGCAAAACCTGGGAAAAAGCCGGTGACTGGATTTGAACCTGCGACCTACTGATTACGAATCAGTTGCTCTACCGCTGAGCTACACCGGCGCCCCAGCGAAATTAGCATTGTGCCGACAGCCCCCCCCCGCGCACGCCGGCCATGGGACAGCAGCCTCGCCCTCTCGATCCAGACCTGCGGGCGCGCCTGCTTCAGGAGGCACGCACACCCTGGCGAGGATTGCGCCGGGCCCTCTGGTTGGCGTTGGCGGGTTCCGGTGCGGCGGGGCTGGCGGTGATGGCGCTGCGGGGAGCTTCCGGCGACACGGTGGCGTCAGGGGATCTGCTCATCCAGCTCGGGGCCGTTGCCCTCTTCGGCAGCCTGCTCTGGTTCGATCGGAACCGCTCCCCCCTGGTCGAGCGGGACTGATGGCTGCGTGCTGTTGGCGTCGCTGGAGCCGGCGGTGGAGGGGACGGGAGCGGCTGCAGGCTGCTCAGGTTCTCCCGTACCTGGTTCCTCGAAACCTGACGGGTCTGAACCCGCCGGTTCCTCAACCGCTGGTTCTTCAACCGCTGGTGGCTCAACCGCGGCGTCCTCGGCCGAGGGCATCTCCGTAGGCATTTCCGTAGGCATCTCCGTCGGGGCCTCCGGCGTGACCGGTTCCCCCTGGGGACTCTCGACGGCTGCGGATTGCTGGGAAGGCTGCTCCTGCGGGGGGCCTGGCCGAGGCCGGGCAGCGGCTTCGATGACCAGGGGATCCAGCAGCAGCAGCGGCAAGCCCAGGCAGAGGCGCCGCTCCCCGAGCTCCTCAGGGCTCATCGGTTCGGTGGCTTCCGTCTGGTTGGCCGGGCGGGTGAGCAGCCACAGGGCCTGCATCAGCTGCTGCCACTGCCAGAGGAGCACGGTGAGCAGGGGCAGGCTGAGCAGCAGCGCGATGAAGCGGTTGCTGCTGTGGAGGGGGGAGAACCGTGTGGCGAAGGCGGCATGGCTGTCCACTGACCACAGCACGGGCAGCAGCAGCGCCGCCCCGAGCACGGCCAGGAGCTTCGGAGCCCAGCTCTCCTGAAGGCGCGAAAGCCGTCGCTGCAGCTGGCTGCGGCCCCGGATCGGCACCTGGATCAGCAACAGCGAGCAGCAGTCCGGTGGCCGTTGCCAGAACAGCAGGGCGGGCGCCAGCACACCGAGCCCCCACAGCAGCAGGCGCTCCAGCCCCGGCAATGGCCCGGGGTCGGCCCCGGCCAGCAGCAGGAGCAGCAGCAGCAGCTCAAGGGGAATGGCCCCGAGAGCGATGAGCTGTAGCCAGAGCAGGGGCTCGCTGCGGGGTGTCACGACGTCCGGGTCCGGGGCGACGCTCAGGTGGTGAGCGTGCGCCGTTGGGTCACCAGTTTGAACGCTTCGACGCGATCACCCTCCTGCCAGCCGGTGAAACGATCGCAACCGATGCCGCATTCGAAGCCGGTGGCCACTTCCTTGACGTCATCCTTGTTGCGGCGCAGTGAATCCAGATCGCCCTCGAAGACGATCTCCTTCGCCCGCCGCACCCGGATCCTGCAGTTCCGCTGCAGTTTGCCCGTGGTGACGTAGCAGCCCGCCACGGCGCTCTTGCCGATGGTGAAGACGGCGCGCACTTCGGCCTCGCCGAGGGATTCCTCCACCAGCTCCGGCTCCAGCAGGCCTTCCATCGCCAGCTGGATGTCCTCCAGCAGCTTGTAGATCACGTCGTAGTCGCGCACGTCCACACCGGTGGCATCGGCGGCGCGCTTGGCGCCCGGTGCCATCGAGGTGTTGAAGCCCACGATCACGGCGCCGGAGGCGGCGGCCAGGTCCACGTCGGTTTCGGTGATCTCGCCCGGAGCCGAGAGCAGCACCCGCACCTGCACCTCGCCCTGGGGCAGCTGCTCGAGGGAGCCGAGAATCGCCTCCACCGACCCCTGCACGTCCGCCTTGAGGATCAGGTTGAGCTCCTTGAGCTCGCCTTCGCTGGCCTGGCCGGACATCGATGCCAGCGACACCCTGCGGGAGGCCATCTGCTGGGCCAGGCGGGTGGCACGGGCTTCGGTGGCCCGATCCCCCACCACGGCCCGCGCCGTCTTCTCGTCCGGGAACACCTCGAACTCATCCCCCGCGGTGGGCACCTCGCTGAAGCCCAGGGCCTCCACAGCCAGCGATGGGCCGGCCTGCTTCACCCGCTTGCCGGTGTCGTCCACCATGGCCCGCACCTTGCCCAGCACGGGACCGGCGGCGAGCACGTCGCCCGGACGCAGGGTGCCGTTCTGCACCAGCAGCGTGGCCACCGGGCCCTTGGCCTTGTCGAGGTGGGCCTCGATCACCGTGCCCTTGGCCATCCGGTCGGGGTTGGCCTGCAGGTCTTCGAGTTCGGACTGCAGCAGGATCATCTCCAGCAGCTTGTCCACGTTCTCGGCCTTGATGGCGCTCACCGGCACCATCACGGTGGTGCCGCCCCAGTCCTCGGCCACCAGGTCGAGGCCGGAGAGCTCCTGCTTCACCCGCTCGGGGGAGGCCCCTTCCTTGTCGATCTTGTTGATCGCCACCACGATCGGCACCTTGGCGGCGCGGGCGTGGCTGATGGCTTCCAGGGTCTGGGGCCGCACGCCGTCATCGGCGGCCACCACCAGCACCGCCACGTCGGTCACCTTGGTGCCCCGGGCCCGCATGGCCGTGAAGGCCTCGTGGCCGGGGGTGTCGAGGAAGGTGAGCTTGCGGGGCTCGCCGCCGTGCTCGATCTCCACCTGGTAGGCGCCGATGTGCTGGGTGATGCCCCCGGCCTCGCCGGCGGCCACCCGGGTCTTGCGGATGGCGTCCAGCAGGCTGGTCTTGCCATGGTCCACGTGACCCATCACGGTGACCACGGGGGGCCTGCGGATCAGGTGCTCGAGGTCGCTCTCCTCGATCATCTCCACCGTCTTGGCGGCGGCCTCCTCCACGTCGTCCTCGAGCACGGGCACCCCGAACTCCTCGGACACCGCCTCGATCGTTGAGAGGTCGAGGCTCTGGGTGACCGTGGCGATGATGCCCTTGAAGAAGAGGCTCTTGATGATGTCCGAGCTCTCGACACCGAGCTTTTCGGCCAGCTCCTGCACCGTGAGGTTGCCCTCCGGCACGATCAGCATCTCGGGCCGCTGCTGCTTGGCCTCGCGGGAGGCGCGCAGCTCCATGGCCCGACGGCGCTGGCGCTGACGGGTGGTTTCCTTCTTGCGCTTGCGCACGGCCACCGTGGGCCGGGGGGCCGGCGCGGTGCGGGTCTTGGGCTTGCTGGGTCGGGCCAGGCTGGCCTGCAGCACCACCGCTTCCTGCTCACCGGCGTAACCACCGGTCTCGGCGGTGAGGGCATCGTCGTTGTCGCCGATGATGTGGACCTTCGGCCGCTGCCGCTGGGGCGTGCGGCTGCGCAGGGCCTCCAGCTTGGCGCTGTCGTCCCAGTCCGGACGCCGCGGCCGGCCTGCAGGCACCGGGGCCCGGAAGCCGGGGCGGCGCGGTGCCGACGGGGGCGTGGCGGTGGGCCGCACCAGATCGGGCGTGCCCCCCGGGCCGCTGCCGGCCTCGGAGCGGTCGCCGGGACGCCGCGGCGGTGGGGCCGGCGTGCGCCCCGTGGGCTTCTGCAGTTGCATCAGCTCGCCCGGAGCCATCGGCTTGCGCATGCCGGCGGGCATGCCCGGACGGCCCGGCGCCGCCGGGCGGTTGCCACCGCTGCTGTCGCGGCGGATGGGCTTGCCCACCAGCTCCAGGGGTGTGGCTGCGGGCCGGCCACCGCCCTGGCCCGGCCGGCTGGGGGAGGGGGCGCCGCTGCGCTGGGGAGGGGCCGGCCGCTGGCTGGTGGCCGGGCGGCTTCCAGGGGGAGCGGGCCTGTTGCTGCCGCCCTGGGGGCTGATCGGCCGCCCCACGAGCTGGGGCCTGCCGCCTCCGGGGCGGGAGGGCGGCTCGGGTTTGCGGCTGGGGGCTGGGGTGCCGGGTCTGGAGGGACGGGAGGCGATCACCACCGGCGGGCGGGCCGGGGGCGCTGGCTTGGCGGCCGGGCCGGGGCGGTTCACCGGAGCCTGGCTGCCGGGACGGCTGGGGGCCGCCCCGGGCCTGGCGGGTGGGGGCACCGGGGCCGGACGCACCGGCTGTGGCGGTGTGGGGGCGGCAGCGGCGGGCTTGGCCACCGGCTTGGGCG
This sequence is a window from Cyanobium sp. PCC 7001. Protein-coding genes within it:
- the psbA gene encoding photosystem II q(b) protein, which translates into the protein MTTTLQQRSGASSWQQFCEWVTSTNNRLYVGWFGVLMIPTLLAATICFIVAFIAAPPVDIDGIREPVAGSLIYGNNIISGAVVPSSNAIGLHFYPIWEAASLDEWLYNGGPYQLVVFHFLIGVFCYMGREWELSYRLGMRPWICVAYSAPVAAASAVFLVYPFGQGSFSDGMPLGISGTFNFMLVFQAEHNILMHPFHMLGVAGVFGGSLFSAMHGSLVTSSLVRETTESESQNYGYKFGQEEETYNIVAAHGYFGRLIFQYASFNNSRSLHFFLAAWPVVGIWFTALGVSTMAFNLNGFNFNQSILDGQGRVVNTWADVLNRANLGMEVMHERNAHNFPLDLAAAEATPVALTAPAIG
- a CDS encoding cupin domain-containing protein, which gives rise to MACWPDPDHASAEELVDQLQLAPHPEGGWYRELHRSVAQVRREDGELRSALTHIVYLLAAGGLSRWHRVRGSDELWQFVAGDPLELWTLPPEGGEAQAHCLAPPALAHAGAQGGGDDGVADAGSGAIASVHVVPAGWWQAARAPGRWTLVSCVVAPGFAFEDFDLLRELPAWQHPPGAVAALL
- a CDS encoding DUF3493 domain-containing protein — translated: MGQQPRPLDPDLRARLLQEARTPWRGLRRALWLALAGSGAAGLAVMALRGASGDTVASGDLLIQLGAVALFGSLLWFDRNRSPLVERD
- a CDS encoding low-complexity tail membrane protein, which gives rise to MTPRSEPLLWLQLIALGAIPLELLLLLLLLAGADPGPLPGLERLLLWGLGVLAPALLFWQRPPDCCSLLLIQVPIRGRSQLQRRLSRLQESWAPKLLAVLGAALLLPVLWSVDSHAAFATRFSPLHSSNRFIALLLSLPLLTVLLWQWQQLMQALWLLTRPANQTEATEPMSPEELGERRLCLGLPLLLLDPLVIEAAARPRPGPPQEQPSQQSAAVESPQGEPVTPEAPTEMPTEMPTEMPSAEDAAVEPPAVEEPAVEEPAGSDPSGFEEPGTGEPEQPAAAPVPSTAGSSDANSTQPSVPLDQGGAVPIEPEQAAEEGNGPELDEQIP
- the infB gene encoding translation initiation factor IF-2, with the protein product MTSSGKVRIYELSRDLGLENKDVLDAAEKLGVAAKSHSSSISDDEAARIRRLIETGGNGASQAAPAPPSPPGKAILSVKKAAAPVRPEAPARPAPPQAAPAQPSRPAAPSKPMAPARPAAPAPGSAGKPAMGKPVAKPSPKPVAKPAAAAPTPPQPVRPAPVPPPARPGAAPSRPGSQAPVNRPGPAAKPAPPARPPVVIASRPSRPGTPAPSRKPEPPSRPGGGRPQLVGRPISPQGGSNRPAPPGSRPATSQRPAPPQRSGAPSPSRPGQGGGRPAATPLELVGKPIRRDSSGGNRPAAPGRPGMPAGMRKPMAPGELMQLQKPTGRTPAPPPRRPGDRSEAGSGPGGTPDLVRPTATPPSAPRRPGFRAPVPAGRPRRPDWDDSAKLEALRSRTPQRQRPKVHIIGDNDDALTAETGGYAGEQEAVVLQASLARPSKPKTRTAPAPRPTVAVRKRKKETTRQRQRRRAMELRASREAKQQRPEMLIVPEGNLTVQELAEKLGVESSDIIKSLFFKGIIATVTQSLDLSTIEAVSEEFGVPVLEDDVEEAAAKTVEMIEESDLEHLIRRPPVVTVMGHVDHGKTSLLDAIRKTRVAAGEAGGITQHIGAYQVEIEHGGEPRKLTFLDTPGHEAFTAMRARGTKVTDVAVLVVAADDGVRPQTLEAISHARAAKVPIVVAINKIDKEGASPERVKQELSGLDLVAEDWGGTTVMVPVSAIKAENVDKLLEMILLQSELEDLQANPDRMAKGTVIEAHLDKAKGPVATLLVQNGTLRPGDVLAAGPVLGKVRAMVDDTGKRVKQAGPSLAVEALGFSEVPTAGDEFEVFPDEKTARAVVGDRATEARATRLAQQMASRRVSLASMSGQASEGELKELNLILKADVQGSVEAILGSLEQLPQGEVQVRVLLSAPGEITETDVDLAAASGAVIVGFNTSMAPGAKRAADATGVDVRDYDVIYKLLEDIQLAMEGLLEPELVEESLGEAEVRAVFTIGKSAVAGCYVTTGKLQRNCRIRVRRAKEIVFEGDLDSLRRNKDDVKEVATGFECGIGCDRFTGWQEGDRVEAFKLVTQRRTLTT